One region of Quercus lobata isolate SW786 chromosome 2, ValleyOak3.0 Primary Assembly, whole genome shotgun sequence genomic DNA includes:
- the LOC115966602 gene encoding secreted RxLR effector protein 161-like, producing MHNCKPIDTPVAKNESLSLDMCPKTQDEKEKMARVPYANAVGSLMYAMMCTRPDICYAVGLVSRFQSNPGLAHWKAVKRILRYLKGTADYILCYQGSDLRMIGYSDADWGSDLDERKSTSGYAFLLNNGAITWSSKKQPCIALSTMEAEYVACSAAVQEAVWLRRFFQNLEVVKDASDPVTVHCDSMAALAYAKDSKYHGRTKHIDIRYHYIRDMVAHNEVVLKHISTSLMIADPLTKPIGRDVFQAHVRSLGLRRI from the coding sequence ATGCATAATTGCAAACCCATAGATACTCCAGTTGCCAAAAATGAGAGCTTAAGCCTGGATATGTGTCCTAAGACtcaagatgaaaaagaaaagatggcACGTGTTCCTTATGCTAATGCAGTTGGAAGCTTGATGTATGCAATGATGTGTACTCGGCCTGATATATGTTATGCTGTTGGATTAGTCAGCAGATTTCAGTCTAATCCAGGACTTGCTCATTGGAAAGCTGTCAAGAGGATATTAAGGTATCTAAAAGGGACAGCGGACTACATCCTTTGTTATCAGGGCTCAGATTTGCGTATGATTGGCTATAGTGATGCTGATTGGGGTAGTGACCTAGATGAACGTAAATCCACATCTGGATATGCTTTCTTGCTGAATAATGGCGCCATCACTTGGAGTAGCAAGAAACAACCCTGTATAGCATTATCAACTATGGAAGCAGAGTATGTAGCATGTTCAGCAGCTGTTCAGGAAGCAGTTTGGTTGAGGAGGTTCTTTCAGAATCTTGAGGTTGTCAAGGATGCCTCGGATCCCGTTACGGTACATTGTGATAGCATGGCAGCACTTGCCTATGCTAAAGATTCTAAGTATCATGGTAGAACCAAACACATTGATATACGATATCACTACATTCGAGACATGGTTGCTCACAATGAAGTGGTTCTAAAACACATTTCTACAAGCCTCATGATTGCTGATCCTCTTACAAAGCCTATAGGAAGGGATGTCTTTCAGGCTCATGTTAGGAGTTTAGGGCTACGTAGAATATGA
- the LOC115974829 gene encoding zinc finger protein GIS2-like yields MAETSSRKASRPKRKQPDYAPGQERPNGPPPKKAKFVKRNTRGKRAKKDKSKLTCYNCGKKGHFARECAEPKKTQRQQNM; encoded by the exons ATGGCTGAGACTAGCTCGCGTAAGGCATCTAGGCCTAAACGCAAGCAACCTGATTACGCTCCTGGACAAGAGAGACCTAATGGGCCACCGCCTAAGAAGGCTAAGTTTGTCAAGCGGAATACTAGAGGAAAGCGCGCAAAGAAGGACAAGTCTAAGTTGACTTGTTATAATTGCGGAAAGAAAGGACATTTTGCTCGTGAATGCGCTGAGCCCAAAAAG ACTCAGCGGCAACAGAACATGTAG
- the LOC115978108 gene encoding uncharacterized protein LOC115978108 produces MGVLTNKIKREDLKPGDHIYSYRLAYTYSHHGIYVDKGNVIHFTRGEGQEIGTGTGLDHIIGSSLPQHPLDNPCPICSDQSRSDGVISSCIDCFLSGGDVYRYEYGVTPAFFLAKARGGTCTRASSESEEQVIHRAFYFLRKGFGVYDVMKNNCEDFALCCKTGWKVIPTVDGGQSGQAATFQAAAGVILSVPVAFLARSSPVGYAATSVARLVASCGTYCVNRYINDIGVRRDVVKVVLEE; encoded by the exons ATGGGAGTGTTGACGAACAAGATCAAGAGGGAGGATCTAAAACCTGGGGATCATATCTACTCCTATAGACTCGCCTATACCTACTCCCACCACG GGATATATGTTGACAAGGGAAATGTTATACACTTTACTCGAGGAGAAGGCCAGGAAATTGGTACGGGAACTGGGTTAGACCACATCATTGGGAGCTCATTACCTCAACATCCTTTGGACAATCCATGCCCAATATGTAGTGATCAATCAAGGAGTGATGGAGTCATCTCTTCTTGTATAGATTGTTTTCTTTCAGGTGGAGATGTCTACCGCTATGAGTATGGTGTCACACCAGCTTTCTTTCTTGCCAAAGCTCGTGGAGGTACCTGCACTCGTGCTTCATCTGAGTCAGAAGAACAAGTTATTCATCGTGCCTTTTATTTCCTCCGGAAGGGCTTTGGTGTCTATGATGTTATGAAAAACAACTGTGAAGACTTTGCATTATGCTGCAAAACTGGCTGGAAAGTGATTCCTACTGTTGACGGGGGCCAGAGTGGTCAGGCGGCAACCTTTCAAGCTGCTGCTGGTGTTATCCTTTCTGTACCAGTTGCGTTTCTAGCCCGTTCTTCACCAGTTGGATATGCAGCTACCAGCGTTGCTCGTCTGGTGGCAAGTTGTGGCACATACTGTGTCAATCGTTATATTAATGATATTGGAGTACGCCGAGATGTCGTGAAAGTTGTTTTAGAGGAGTGA